Proteins encoded within one genomic window of Panacibacter microcysteis:
- a CDS encoding porin family protein has product MKKLLKNMALAALFVFPFTNNVDAQVSVGPEVGFSAAGLYNDESDVYAGINVHAGATAHIQLGNFLAVRPSLLFKTGSLSYQDDNTSKISFTRISLPVPIMYSKIFDNGGNLFVGVGPNIMYSLGGKVKEQGQSADIDFGKEPGQLKPIDIGLHLKGGFQFSNGLALSTFFNGGFTNLSNVSGIKTKTMDAIGFSIGWMFGGGSDY; this is encoded by the coding sequence ATGAAAAAACTCTTAAAGAACATGGCATTGGCCGCTCTCTTTGTATTTCCATTCACCAATAACGTAGATGCGCAGGTAAGTGTTGGGCCCGAGGTTGGCTTTTCCGCTGCAGGCCTTTACAACGATGAAAGCGATGTATATGCGGGCATCAATGTGCATGCAGGTGCAACTGCTCACATTCAGCTCGGTAACTTCCTCGCTGTAAGACCTTCGTTGCTTTTTAAAACAGGTTCATTGTCTTACCAGGATGATAATACTTCAAAAATTTCTTTCACCCGCATTTCATTACCGGTTCCGATCATGTATTCAAAGATTTTTGACAATGGCGGCAACCTGTTTGTAGGTGTTGGTCCGAATATTATGTATTCATTGGGCGGGAAGGTAAAGGAGCAGGGCCAGAGCGCAGACATTGATTTTGGAAAAGAGCCCGGGCAGCTTAAGCCAATTGATATTGGTTTGCACTTGAAGGGAGGCTTTCAGTTTTCAAACGGACTTGCGCTAAGCACCTTTTTTAATGGTGGTTTTACAAACCTTTCTAATGTTAGCGGTATTAAGACCAAAACAATGGATGCTATAGGTTTTTCTATCGGCTGGATGTTTGGTGGCGGCTCAGATTATTAA
- a CDS encoding head GIN domain-containing protein: MKSTFYALLITAAVTSLCSCSKDRITGSGNVKTEDRQLTGFTKVSTQGSTNVFITQGTSFKVSVKAYENLVPYLETEVVNGTLEVHYKDNTNVKNDNAEVYVTMPSLAGTFISGSAGIAVEGIFSGTQLNASISGSGNIDFANGTYDNLDYQSSGSGNLGAFGLTAKHAAIAISGSGNASITATESLDVHISGSGTVYYKGNPEEVNSEISGSGKLISQ, translated from the coding sequence ATGAAAAGCACATTTTATGCGCTGCTTATTACAGCAGCAGTTACCTCATTATGTTCATGCAGTAAAGACCGCATTACAGGCAGCGGCAACGTAAAAACAGAAGACAGGCAGCTTACAGGATTTACCAAAGTGAGTACGCAAGGTTCTACCAACGTTTTTATTACACAGGGCACATCATTTAAAGTAAGTGTAAAGGCTTACGAAAACCTTGTTCCATATCTTGAAACGGAGGTTGTTAACGGCACACTCGAAGTTCATTACAAGGACAACACCAATGTAAAGAACGACAATGCTGAAGTGTATGTAACCATGCCTTCTTTAGCGGGTACATTTATCAGCGGCAGCGCCGGCATTGCAGTGGAAGGCATCTTCAGCGGTACACAACTGAATGCTTCCATATCAGGATCCGGCAACATAGATTTTGCAAACGGCACTTATGATAACCTGGACTATCAATCATCCGGAAGTGGTAACCTTGGCGCATTTGGTTTAACCGCAAAGCATGCGGCGATAGCCATTTCGGGCAGTGGCAATGCATCAATAACAGCAACCGAAAGCCTGGATGTCCACATCTCTGGAAGTGGCACTGTATATTACAAAGGCAACCCGGAAGAAGTGAACAGTGAAATATCCGGCAGCGGGAAACTCATCAGCCAATAA
- a CDS encoding heavy-metal-associated domain-containing protein, with translation MTHTYNITGMTCSGCVAKVKSALLMLGDVTAAEVQLNTPQATITMQRHIDLQTLQNALHKAGNYNITEDFYAGAMTHTAAEPSKTWLQTYKPLLLVFGFITGIALLTAYNGDKIVGHIAMNNFMAGFFLVFAFFKMLDLRGFADSYSSYDLLARRWHGYGFIYPFAELALGIAYLLHWQPLYTNIATIIVMGFSSIGVINSVVNKRKIQCACLGAVFNLPMSTITIIEDLLMVAMAVMGVGSEW, from the coding sequence ATGACACATACTTATAACATTACAGGCATGACATGCAGCGGATGCGTTGCAAAAGTTAAATCAGCCTTATTAATGCTCGGAGACGTAACAGCCGCTGAGGTACAACTAAACACACCGCAGGCCACGATCACTATGCAACGTCACATTGACTTACAAACCCTGCAAAATGCATTGCACAAAGCCGGCAATTATAATATTACCGAAGACTTTTATGCTGGTGCGATGACGCATACAGCGGCAGAGCCTTCAAAAACATGGCTGCAAACATACAAACCATTGTTGCTGGTGTTCGGTTTTATAACAGGCATTGCATTGCTAACTGCATACAACGGAGACAAAATTGTTGGGCATATAGCCATGAACAATTTTATGGCTGGCTTTTTCCTGGTATTTGCATTCTTCAAAATGCTTGACCTGCGTGGCTTTGCAGACAGTTACAGCAGTTATGACCTGCTTGCCCGGCGCTGGCATGGCTATGGATTCATCTATCCGTTTGCAGAGCTTGCCCTTGGTATAGCTTACCTGCTGCACTGGCAACCACTGTACACCAATATTGCTACCATTATTGTAATGGGTTTTAGCAGCATAGGCGTCATTAATAGTGTTGTAAACAAAAGAAAAATTCAATGTGCCTGCCTGGGTGCCGTTTTTAATTTGCCTATGAGCACCATAACAATTATAGAAGACCTGCTGATGGTAGCAATGGCCGTGATGGGCGTGGGAAGTGAATGGTGA
- a CDS encoding helix-turn-helix domain-containing protein, which yields MEIAVKNMVCSRCVKVVNQVLDTMHIAHAVVTLGHISFQQELSKQQYDDLKTLLEAEGFALAENEKSVIAEQVKNLVIDLVYNKELSDFNFKLSAYLSAALHKDYSMISQVFSALENTTVEQFFILQKLERVKEMLVYDQDSLSNIAWKMGYSSVAHLSAQFKKMTGFTPSGFKALKAHKKVSIDHLK from the coding sequence ATGGAAATAGCGGTAAAAAATATGGTATGCAGCAGGTGTGTGAAAGTGGTAAACCAGGTGTTAGATACCATGCATATTGCGCATGCGGTTGTTACACTTGGGCACATATCGTTTCAGCAGGAATTGTCAAAGCAGCAATACGATGATCTGAAAACACTACTGGAAGCTGAAGGCTTTGCGCTTGCAGAAAATGAAAAGTCAGTTATAGCCGAGCAGGTAAAGAACCTCGTGATTGACCTGGTGTATAATAAAGAGCTGTCAGATTTCAATTTCAAACTTTCTGCATATCTCTCAGCTGCGCTGCATAAAGATTACAGTATGATCAGCCAGGTGTTTTCTGCGCTGGAGAATACAACCGTTGAGCAGTTTTTTATTTTGCAAAAACTTGAACGCGTAAAAGAAATGCTGGTGTATGACCAGGATTCTTTGAGCAACATAGCCTGGAAAATGGGCTATAGCAGCGTGGCGCATCTTTCTGCGCAATTTAAAAAGATGACGGGCTTTACACCTTCCGGTTTCAAAGCATTGAAGGCGCATAAAAAAGTTTCGATTGACCACCTGAAATAA
- a CDS encoding TlpA family protein disulfide reductase, which produces MKKAVSVICFLLVAVVLFAQDPEKGSKAKEISLPDVQGNKVSLAALQGKVVLVDFWASWCVPCRKTIPALKKLYNSYKDKGFEIYGISLDTDAVDWKTAVQQEKINWVQVLDTSGETAGAWNVNYIPRTFLIDRQGKIIAINPTEEELQNQLQKLL; this is translated from the coding sequence ATGAAAAAAGCAGTTTCTGTAATTTGTTTTTTATTGGTTGCAGTGGTGTTGTTTGCACAGGATCCCGAAAAAGGCAGCAAAGCAAAAGAGATCAGTTTGCCCGATGTACAAGGCAACAAGGTAAGCCTTGCTGCTTTACAGGGTAAAGTGGTATTAGTAGACTTTTGGGCAAGCTGGTGCGTGCCTTGCAGAAAGACGATTCCGGCATTGAAAAAATTGTATAATTCGTATAAAGACAAAGGTTTTGAGATCTACGGTATTTCGCTTGATACCGATGCCGTGGATTGGAAAACTGCTGTGCAGCAGGAAAAGATAAACTGGGTACAGGTACTCGATACAAGCGGCGAAACTGCCGGTGCCTGGAATGTGAACTATATTCCACGAACATTTTTAATAGACAGACAGGGTAAGATCATAGCCATCAATCCCACAGAAGAAGAATTACAAAATCAATTACAGAAGCTGCTTTAG
- a CDS encoding heavy-metal-associated domain-containing protein, translated as MKRLMFLCVLFFTTQLVNAQVKEANLVASGLTCSMCSKAIYEALKNISTVENVKANIKESSYNIVFKNGANADPDAIKKAVEDAGFFVAKLQLKIKFNDVTVKNDEHITAAGLNLHFLDIREQQLNGEKLITVVDKNFEPAKEFKKYAQFTSMKCLTTGKAESCCADGKIAAGERIYHVTI; from the coding sequence ATGAAGCGATTGATGTTTTTATGTGTGTTGTTCTTCACAACCCAACTGGTAAATGCGCAGGTAAAAGAAGCAAATCTTGTTGCCAGTGGTTTAACGTGCTCTATGTGTTCAAAAGCTATTTATGAAGCCCTGAAGAATATAAGTACCGTAGAAAATGTAAAGGCAAACATTAAAGAGTCGAGCTATAACATTGTTTTTAAAAACGGTGCAAATGCCGATCCTGATGCAATAAAGAAGGCCGTTGAAGACGCCGGTTTTTTCGTTGCAAAACTGCAATTGAAAATTAAATTTAATGATGTTACTGTAAAGAATGATGAGCACATTACCGCAGCAGGGCTAAATCTGCATTTTCTAGATATCCGGGAACAGCAATTAAACGGTGAAAAGTTGATTACTGTAGTAGATAAGAATTTTGAACCTGCAAAAGAGTTTAAAAAATATGCGCAGTTCACCAGTATGAAATGCTTAACGACTGGCAAAGCTGAAAGCTGCTGTGCGGATGGAAAAATAGCAGCTGGTGAACGCATTTATCATGTGACCATTTAA
- a CDS encoding heavy-metal-associated domain-containing protein has protein sequence MKTKYFILSLLCATFSFATFAHSGTDTIKVSGNCGMCKSHIEKAAKDAGATEATWDKSTKLLVVTYDEHKTSNLSIQKKIAASGYDTQDVKASEKAYNKLEKCCQYERPSKDGVKAAGCCKDKDCTKDGCCKSDMSCCKKDVAAGDCCKDGKCSNGK, from the coding sequence ATGAAAACAAAATATTTCATTCTCTCATTATTGTGCGCAACGTTTTCTTTCGCAACATTTGCTCATTCAGGTACAGATACAATAAAGGTTTCCGGCAACTGCGGCATGTGCAAAAGCCATATAGAAAAAGCCGCAAAAGATGCAGGCGCCACAGAAGCAACCTGGGACAAATCAACCAAATTACTGGTTGTTACTTACGATGAGCATAAGACCAGCAACCTGTCTATACAGAAAAAAATCGCAGCTTCCGGCTATGATACGCAAGATGTAAAAGCATCAGAAAAAGCTTACAACAAACTGGAAAAATGCTGCCAGTATGAAAGGCCGTCCAAAGATGGCGTTAAAGCAGCAGGCTGTTGCAAAGACAAAGATTGCACAAAAGATGGTTGTTGCAAGAGCGATATGAGTTGCTGCAAAAAAGATGTTGCAGCAGGTGATTGTTGCAAAGATGGAAAATGCAGCAACGGCAAATAA
- a CDS encoding HYC_CC_PP family protein, which yields MNKTVALILAFMYLSLSSGLAVNIHYCMGKVADVHVNDYTETTCKCGKKSAKPCCNNQFEVVKVQDAHQLATADFNLQSPAIVLHSFQNLMALLTLPQVQTAMVADHAPPLLSPPDIYLQNCVFRI from the coding sequence ATGAATAAGACCGTGGCACTCATATTAGCGTTTATGTATCTCAGCCTTTCATCAGGGCTGGCGGTAAATATCCACTATTGTATGGGTAAGGTGGCAGATGTTCATGTAAATGATTATACCGAAACAACCTGTAAGTGCGGAAAGAAAAGTGCAAAACCTTGTTGCAACAACCAGTTCGAAGTAGTTAAGGTGCAGGATGCACACCAGCTTGCTACTGCAGATTTCAACCTTCAGTCTCCTGCAATAGTGTTGCATAGTTTTCAAAATCTTATGGCATTGCTCACGCTGCCGCAGGTGCAAACCGCTATGGTTGCAGATCATGCACCACCATTATTATCTCCGCCCGATATCTACCTGCAGAATTGCGTTTTCCGAATTTGA
- a CDS encoding putative porin codes for MHNRLSFYIICLVLCCMASLSAFAQDDVPARNFDNRGRPVAKKDSANMNLQHRDANADSITISYHYFDSTKTYKIDSSISDFYQRYPVSYNYTDLGNFGSAARSMIFMPYMKPGFDAGFHAFDVYKFRIEDTKLYTTTRPYTELAYLLGSKAEQMIDLMHTQNRNANLNFSFGFRLINAPGAFKNQNTNHNNIRFALGYTGKSKRYNNTLIFITNKIQSSENGGIQVDTALKSDGSFSDPFSIQTRLGNASQFSRNPFSVKITTGNEYKETTILFRQQYDFGQKDSLVTDSLTYRLFYPRLRLQHTIQFTRENYEFHDYAPVDTLYNKYYNLSISNNDTLLYRDQWARLNNEFAVVSFPEKKNQNQFLKLGAGYEMIAGGFYPYKTKYNNVYFTGEYRNRTRNKKWDLVLSGRLYSAGAYAGDYDAYGSLERLLGSNKGNLLIGFQNVNRSQSAIFFNSVSAFPVLTGGENFKKENVSKAFASINFSKLNLSLVGNYYIVSNYVYMTDFYRAQQEAALFNVLHVGALKKIQLRKHWFWYIEAHFQQTAGNPPINVPTVLTRHRFAFEGNFFKNLYLSTGLEVKYYTGYNADNYSPFSGQFIFQENISTRANRPEINAYLNFRIKSFKGFIRGENINSVNTEDGFRFTRNNFSAPHYPQRPFWFRVGIWWNFVN; via the coding sequence GTTCCCGCAAGAAATTTTGACAACCGTGGGCGGCCTGTCGCCAAAAAAGACTCTGCCAATATGAACCTGCAGCACAGGGATGCCAATGCAGATTCCATAACAATCAGTTACCACTATTTCGATTCCACAAAGACCTATAAAATTGACTCTTCCATCAGCGATTTTTACCAGCGCTACCCTGTGTCGTACAATTATACAGACCTGGGTAATTTTGGCAGCGCTGCAAGATCAATGATATTTATGCCCTATATGAAGCCGGGTTTTGACGCCGGTTTTCATGCATTCGATGTATATAAATTCAGGATAGAAGATACCAAACTGTATACTACTACAAGGCCATATACAGAACTTGCCTACCTTCTCGGCAGCAAGGCCGAGCAGATGATAGACCTGATGCACACGCAAAACCGCAATGCCAACCTGAACTTTTCCTTCGGTTTCAGGCTTATCAATGCACCGGGTGCATTTAAAAACCAGAATACCAATCATAACAATATCCGTTTTGCACTTGGCTATACGGGTAAGAGCAAACGGTACAACAATACACTCATCTTTATTACCAACAAAATACAGTCTTCAGAAAACGGCGGCATACAGGTAGACACCGCGTTAAAAAGTGATGGCAGTTTTAGTGACCCGTTCAGTATTCAAACACGCCTGGGTAATGCATCTCAGTTTTCTAGAAACCCCTTTTCTGTAAAGATCACCACCGGCAATGAGTACAAGGAGACAACCATACTATTCCGCCAGCAATATGATTTCGGTCAGAAAGATTCTTTGGTTACTGACTCACTTACATACAGGCTGTTTTACCCGCGCCTACGCTTACAACATACTATCCAGTTCACCCGGGAGAATTACGAGTTTCATGATTATGCACCGGTAGATACGCTGTACAACAAATATTATAACCTTAGCATCAGCAACAACGATACCCTGCTGTACAGGGATCAGTGGGCAAGACTAAACAACGAGTTTGCTGTCGTGTCTTTTCCGGAAAAGAAAAACCAGAACCAGTTTTTAAAGCTTGGTGCAGGGTATGAGATGATTGCAGGAGGGTTTTATCCGTATAAAACAAAATACAACAACGTTTATTTTACGGGTGAATACCGTAACAGAACACGCAACAAAAAGTGGGATCTTGTGTTGAGCGGGCGTCTGTACAGCGCCGGCGCGTATGCGGGCGATTATGACGCATATGGCAGTCTGGAAAGATTGTTAGGCAGTAATAAAGGAAACCTGCTCATCGGTTTTCAAAACGTGAACCGTTCACAGTCGGCTATCTTTTTCAACAGTGTCAGTGCATTTCCGGTATTGACAGGAGGGGAGAACTTCAAAAAAGAAAATGTCTCAAAAGCGTTCGCCTCCATCAACTTTTCGAAACTTAATCTTAGCCTGGTTGGCAACTACTATATCGTAAGTAATTACGTGTACATGACAGACTTTTACAGGGCACAGCAGGAAGCTGCTTTGTTCAATGTATTGCATGTGGGCGCACTCAAAAAAATACAACTGCGTAAGCACTGGTTCTGGTATATTGAAGCGCATTTCCAGCAAACTGCCGGTAACCCGCCCATAAATGTGCCAACTGTGCTAACCCGCCACCGCTTTGCGTTTGAAGGTAATTTCTTTAAAAACTTATATCTGTCCACCGGTTTGGAGGTAAAGTATTATACCGGCTACAATGCAGATAATTATTCTCCTTTTTCAGGCCAGTTTATTTTCCAGGAAAACATCAGTACCAGAGCCAACAGGCCGGAAATAAATGCGTACCTCAACTTTCGTATCAAAAGCTTTAAAGGTTTTATCCGCGGAGAAAACATCAACTCTGTTAATACAGAAGATGGCTTCCGTTTTACACGCAACAATTTTTCTGCCCCTCATTATCCCCAGCGCCCATTCTGGTTCCGCGTAGGTATATGGTGGAACTTTGTAAACTAA